A stretch of Candidatus Stygibacter australis DNA encodes these proteins:
- a CDS encoding hemolysin III family protein, translating into KMLPAQTINEEIASSIIHGIGILISIAALVLLVVFSSLYGNVRQVVSFSIYGGLAVYFYLCSTFYHSLTHYKAKRIFRIMEQTAIYLFIVGTITPISLTILDSQWGWILFLITAVLGIAGILNLFFNTKNSSDVDFAIDLILLLFLTVSLIVSLKYFTPEFKLFFIPGSILYVFSFWLGSMNGLKYNQAYAHVLSLIGTVLHFFAFFGLINIG; encoded by the coding sequence AAAATGCTGCCGGCGCAAACGATAAATGAAGAGATAGCCAGCAGTATTATTCATGGGATTGGGATATTGATTTCCATCGCGGCACTTGTCCTGCTGGTGGTATTTTCATCGCTTTACGGAAACGTCAGACAAGTTGTCTCATTTTCCATATATGGCGGCTTAGCAGTCTATTTTTATCTCTGCTCCACATTTTATCACAGTCTAACACATTATAAGGCAAAACGGATTTTCCGCATCATGGAACAGACTGCCATATATCTGTTTATCGTCGGAACTATTACGCCAATTTCACTGACGATACTGGATTCACAATGGGGCTGGATACTTTTTTTGATAACTGCTGTTTTGGGAATAGCAGGTATTCTCAATCTATTTTTCAATACGAAGAATTCCAGTGATGTAGATTTTGCCATAGATTTGATTTTACTGCTTTTCCTCACAGTCTCATTGATCGTGAGTCTGAAATATTTCACACCCGAATTCAAATTATTTTTCATTCCAGGTTCCATACTATATGTATTTTCCTTCTGGCTAGGCAGCATGAATGGACTTAAATATAATCAGGCGTATGCTCATGTACTCTCACTTATCGGCACGGTCCTTCACTTCTTTGCCTTCTTTGGACTGATCAATATCGGCTGA
- a CDS encoding tetratricopeptide repeat protein, with product MKGNILGLILLILAAGLFGQAHDQSEYDEYQKYQTDPTLENFKSALDYYSTLDNETGKLLTAYLYYSELEKALDELGSEPDSLTMKTKFNYANLLLDLGRYDECIPIYESLNAESPVWACPWRHKGEALWKSGNLDDAEAALKQSIEVRENHYDAYVMLAHVLLEQGKAQEALTTLERGMQYGAENPEYSENEEFEAEVKALHDELIKMSSEK from the coding sequence ATGAAAGGGAATATTTTGGGATTAATTTTGCTGATTTTGGCTGCGGGATTATTTGGGCAGGCACACGATCAGAGTGAGTATGATGAGTATCAGAAGTATCAAACAGACCCGACTCTGGAGAATTTTAAGAGTGCTCTGGATTATTATAGTACTTTGGATAATGAGACCGGGAAATTGCTGACTGCTTATCTTTATTATTCTGAATTAGAAAAAGCCCTGGATGAACTGGGCTCTGAACCTGACAGCTTGACCATGAAAACAAAATTTAATTATGCCAATCTACTGCTTGATCTGGGACGTTATGACGAGTGCATACCAATTTATGAATCCTTGAATGCTGAAAGTCCAGTGTGGGCATGTCCCTGGCGTCATAAGGGAGAAGCATTGTGGAAATCTGGTAATCTGGATGATGCAGAAGCAGCTCTCAAGCAATCAATCGAAGTACGCGAAAATCATTATGATGCCTATGTGATGTTGGCTCACGTGCTGCTTGAACAAGGCAAAGCACAAGAAGCCCTGACTACTTTGGAAAGGGGAATGCAATATGGGGCAGAAAATCCTGAATATTCTGAAAATGAAGAATTTGAAGCAGAAGTGAAAGCACTTCATGATGAGCTTATAAAGATGAGTAGTGAGAAGTGA